In Bradyrhizobium sp. 195, the sequence TCCGCGAAGAGACCGCTGACGCCCGGCGCCGAATAAAGCGCTTCCGAGAGGCAGATTTCGCAGCGCGTTGAGCGAAGTATTCGAACCGCCGACCAAGCGACGATGCTTAGCTTGCCACTTGCGAGGCGGCCGACATCAATTCCTGAGGGCTCGGCATCCCGAACATGCGCTGGCCGCCTTCAGGAACCTCGGTAAAAGTCCAGCGCACGACCCCCTCCCGATCGAGCAGGAACTGGCCGAACAGCTGGCCCTGGCCGGTCGCTGCCATGCGTTGATCGGCCTCCAGCATCTCGTAGCCATCCTTCTTGTTGAGCTGCTCGGCGGCCGCCAAACGATTCATCGGCCCCGGCAATTCTCCGGGAATGTCCACTTGCATGCTCATGACCACATCCATGCCCACCTTGCGCGGCCACTCGGTTTCCTTCTCCGTGAACTCGAGATTGGGCAGGCCGAACGCGCGGTGCGAGACCCGCTCGGGGTCGGACGCGGCGAGCAGATTGGGCAATGGATGATAGCGGAAGTAGAGCCGCGCGCGCTCGATGGGCGTATTCACGATGGTGAGACTTTCGACCCCCTTGTCGCGCAGAGCTGCGTCTAGTTGCGCCTGTGCCGCGATATGGCGCCGGCAGAACGGGCAGTGCAGACCTCGAAACAAGCCGATCAATATCGGACTATGCCCGCGAAAATCCTGGAGCGCGATCTTTCCATCGCGTGTGATGGCATCCAGCTCGACGTTCGGTGCAGGATCGCCCGGTTGAAGCGGTCCGTTGACATGAAGTTCCGGCATGGTTGAACTCCTTCATATGACCTAGTCAAGAAATGGCAGCACGATCAGCCCGGCGGGATCAAGCCCGTGGCGGGCGCAGACATCGTGGGCCAGCGCGAAATATCGGTCGGCCTCGGGCATGTCGCCTCGATCAAGGCTCAGTGTCGCGAGACCATCATAGCACGGAAAGAGCTGCTGCGGTTCGCCGGTTTCGTTCGCCACCTCGATTGCCTCATTGTAGCAGAGGGCGGCCAGATCGGGGCGGAAATGGCATTGATGAATTTGCCCGAGCACGATCAAGGGCACGGAGAGATGTTCCCGCTGATCGAGCGCACGGTCGATTTCGATCGCCTTCTCCGCAGCCGGCACCCCCTCCTCGGTACATCTGTCCGTGAAGGTGCAACAAGCAACGGCAAAATTGGCGAGAAGACGCGCCTGGAAGCCGAGATCCCCGATCCGACACGCGACATCCAGTCCACGCCGGCAGACCTCCACGGCTTTCGCCGGGTCGACAATCGTGTAGAGCACACCGAGATTGGTGTAGCCGCGGCAGGCGACGTTAAGAAGGCCGGCGGCTTCGGCGGCTGCGACACTTTGCTCTACCTCGCGCACCGCCTCCTGGTGTCGTCCAACCCGCGCCAGTGCAACTCCCTTGGTATTGAGAGCCTCCGCAATGGCGCGCGCCGCCTCGAGCACGGCGTGCTTGTCGGCGTCGGCAGGCACGGATCGCGCATAGCCGAGCGCCTCCTCTGCCCAGCTCGCGGCGGCCACGTGATCGCCGGTGCGAAACGCGAGACGGCCGCGCTCCTGCAAGAGATGCGCCCACTCGATGGGCGCGTCGATCCCTCCAAGCAGTTTGGCAGCCTCGGCGTAATGCGTCTCCGCCTTGATCCGCTTGCCGGCGTCCCACAGCAATCGGCCAAGCTTGCGGAGAATCCGCGCTTCGCCGATCCGGTCCTCCGCGGCGCGGTACCCCTCCAACGCGCTTTGATAGTGCTCCTCGGCCGTATTCCGCCGGCCAGCCGCACCACAAAGGTCCGCAATCCGCTCGTACAGGACCAGACGGTCCGGCTCCCGTTCGCCGCTGGCCAATAGCACGGCGAGGGCCTGTCGGTAGAGACGGATGGCATCGTCATTGGCATAGCTCGCGCGTGCGCGGTCGCCGGCCGCGCGCAGATAGCGCGCGCCCTTCGGCTTGCTCGCGCTCAGACTGAAGTGATGTCCGAGCAGTATGAGATCCTCGAGGCGCTCGGGCTCATTGCCATAGAGCCGCTCCAGCGCGGCACCAATCCGTCCGTGAAGCTCGATCCGGCGCTGCAGAAGCAGGTTTTGATAGATCACGTCCTGAAGCATGGTTTGCGTAAAACGGTAGGTGCGCAGCGAAATCGAGTTCGAACCCGCGATCTCCTCGATGATCTCCGCGTCGCATAGAAGTTCGAGCCCTACTTCAACCCTCGCTGGCTCGGTTGCCGCCGCACCAAGCACACCCGCATCAAGACGCGGGCCGATCACCGCGGCCTCCTGCGCCAGGAGGCGGACCTGGTGCGGCAACCGGTCGAGGCGCGCCAGCAACAAAGCCTGAATGCTTGCCGGAATATCGGCCGCGGCTTCATCCGACTTCACCCGCCACTGCGCGCCGTCGCGTTCCAGGGTGCCGGCCTCGATGAGGCCGCGTATGATCTCCTCGAGGAAAAGCGGATTGCCGCCGGCGCGATCGAGGATCCGACTGAACAGACGTCCCGGCGGTTCACGCCAACCGTGCCTGAAGTAGGCCGCGAGCAGCCTCTGTCCGTCAGCATCGCCAAGCGGAGGCAGCCGAAGGGTCGTGTGACTGATCCTGCTCGAACCGAGCTGCTCCAGTTCCAGCGTCGGCCGATGCGTAAACAGCAGCATCAGCCGCGTCCGCTCAAGTCGGTCCATCAGGAACCGCAACGCTTCAAGTGAGACCGCATCGGCCCAGTGCAGATCCTCGACGATGATCAGCAGCGGCGACAGTGCCAGGCGGCGTTCGAAGATGGTTCGAATCGCGAAGAATATCTGCCGGCGTAGCTGTTCGGGCTCGACATGCCTGAGCAGGGCGTTGGGGTCGCCGATGCCGAGTACGTGCAGATAGAGGGGCATCAGGCGGGCGGCTTCGTCAGTCGCGAGGCCAAGCTCCGACAGCGCTTCCGCGACCTTCGCCTCCGCCTCTGCAGCGCAGGCCTTCTGTGCGATGCCATAAGCGCTACGCAGCACGGCGGCGAGTGCGCCGTAAGACTGTTCGCCGAGCGGCGAGCAGACCGCCCGCCGGACCGCCAAGTCTGCGAAGCGATCCTCATCACGGATACGGGCGAGGAATTCGTCGACCAGCCGCGTTTTCCCAATGCCCGCTTCGCCAATCAGCCGCACCAGTTGAGCCGCGCCGTCGCGCGCGCGATCAAGGCTGCCGATCACGCGCGCAAGCTCGGCGTCGCGCCCGACCAGCGGTGCATCAAGGCCCAGCGTGTCGAGGCCGCGTGCCGCGCGGGGCGTATCGAGCGGTCCCTTCAGGCGATGGACCAGAACGCTGCCCATCTTGCCCTTGAGCGAGACCTCGCCAAGCGAGTCATAGGAGAACGCATGCCGCGTCAGACGGTGGGTCAGCGGCCCGACCAGCACCTCGCCCGGCGCCGCCATCGACTGCAACCGCTGCGCGGTATTCACGGTATCGCCGGTCACCGAAAAGGATTTGGCAACGCCCACACCTAACCCGCCCGCGACGACGTGGCCGGTGTTGATGCCGACATGGAGCAGCAGCGGTGAACCGGCATAGGCTTTTGCGCGCTCGCTGAGGCGCGCCGTCCGGCTGATCATGTCGAGGGCAGCGCGGACCGCCCGCTCGGGATCGTCCTCGTGCGCGGCCGGCGCACCAAACAGCGCGAGCAGCGCATCGCCGATGAATTTGTCCACGAAGCCGCCAAAGCTCTGCACCGCGGCCGTCAGTTCCTCGAACAATTGGTTCTGAAGCGTCTGCATGACCTCGGGGTCGAGCCGCTCGCTCATCGCAGTGAAGCCGCTGAGGTCGGCAAACAGCACGGTGATGGTGCGGCGGTTTGCTTCGCTGTCGATCCTGTCAGACTGCGGGCGACATGCTTGTTGCGGGTCGGCCAGCGGTGCCAGCGGCGGCGAGGAGGCCCTGATCGGCGCTGTCGGCCGGCTCGGCCGCGCCTCTCCCCCGTCTTTGAGGGCCTCACCGACCAGGGCGCCGCATTTCGGGCAATAGGCGAAATCTGGTGCGCATGCATAGCCGCAGCCGGGGCACGCGTTGGGCTGCTTCGTGCCGCACTTCGGGCAGAAGGCAAAGCCGCTCTGAACCTCGGAACCGCAGCAAGAGCAGTTCATGGGTCAAGACCCCGCGAAAGCCGCGACGGCACGATCTACTGGACTACCGGATGGAGCCAGGAACCCGGCGAGCATGGGCTCGTTGCATGGGAAGAGCAAGCGGTGGTTGGTTAACGGACGTGGTCGCGGCTTCACTCCTCGCCGCAACTGCGCAGTCTTCAATGTCGGGGACAGTGACCTCGCCATACGCCGGCCGCAACACCCCCTCCTTCTCCAGCCGGTTCGTGCGCGGCGGCGCATTGATATGCATAGCGCTACATGGCGCCGTTCCCCACCAGCACGAACGGCGCCCAGATGCCGGGCTGCGCATTCGCGCCACCCTTCGCAATCAGGGCCGAGATCGAGCGACGCAGCGCCTCGGCGCGGCCGATGTCGGGATGTGCGTTGAGGGCATCGATCGTGCCGGTCGTGATGATCACCGCCGCATCGGAGTTGACCGCCCAGTGCGACACGAGCAGCGCGCGCGTACCTGCATAGAAGAAGGCGCGCGCGAGACCTGAGAAGGCCTCCGAATTGGCCGCCTGGCCACCGGCGGTGTTGCAGGCCGACAGGATCACCCATTCGGCATCGAGCTTGAGGCCCGAAATCTCCGACGACGAGAGATAGCCGTCATCGGCTTGCGTCGCGGCCATTGGCGGACTCAGGATCAAGCCGGGTTCGATCGAGCCGCGCACCTGCCCCGCAAGCGCGCCATGCGTCGCGAAATGCAGGATGCGATATTTTGCGAGATCGCCGCTCTGGCTGAACGTCTTCATCTTCGTCTCGGACGCATCATTGGCGAGCAGGACATCGCCTTTGACGGGCGCGAAGGTGCCAGCCACCGCGCACAATTCGAGCGCGGTTTCCGGCAGCGGCATCTGGCGCCTGAGTTGCGCAATGTCCGCCGCGCCGCCCGACAGCGCGTCGACGGCACGCAAGCTTCTTTGCGCGACCTGGCTCGCCTGCGTCGGGATGGCCGCGCAGGTCTGGATCTGGCGCGCCAGCTTGGCGCGTGAGATCGAAAGATCGCTGCGGCCATCGCCGTCGAGCGTCGGATTGCCGACGCCAAGAAACGGTTTCGACGCCGCGCTCCTGCGCCCAACCTGGCGTAGCGCCTTGAGGCTGGAGACGGAGGGCAAGACGGTGGTCGCAAATCGCCTGACCAGCCAGGGCGCCCTCGTGAGGTCTCCACCTGCCGTGGGCTTGTCCGTCAGCAAAACCTGGAAAGGCAGCGTCGCCAGTGGGCCCGACGGCACCAGGATCAGCTCCTTGCCATCGATCTCGCGCGCGACCGGACCAAGCAGGGCCTGGTAGAGCGCAAAGGCGCGCTCCTGATCGAACGGCAGCGGTTCGTCTGCGCCCAGCGGAGTCTTGCGGCCGAGCTTCTGAGGGCACGTCGATGCCTTGTCCAGCCATGCCTCCGCGTCGAGACCGCAACGCAGCGCGCCGACGGCCTCGTTGACCTGCCTTTCACCGAGATCGGCCGCATGCCAACGCACATCCGAGCGCGTCACCGTCCAGACAAAAGTGGTACGCGACGTCGTCGCGAACAGCACCATCGCCTCGTTGGGACGAAGCTGCTTCTGGACATCCTCGATCGCGATCGGCGTCTTGGTCACCAGCGCCGCATAGTCCGGAAACTGGGCGGCGATCGTGCGATCCAATTCCCGGATTTGATTTGCGATGGCCGAGGCACGGGCGCGGAGCGCTTGTTCGGCGGCGGCATTGCGCGCGGCATTGGCTTGCGAGATCGCCGCCACCAGCATCTTGTCGGTCGCGACCGCTTGCGCGCCGAGATCCTGCCGTTCTCGAACGCGCGCCGCGAGATCCCCGCTGCCATCCGCGACCCGGGCCGACATCCCCGCGATCGCGCGCGCTGCCTGCTCGTCACCGATCCACTGTGCCGCCTCGAACGCCTGCGACCGCAACGCGCCCTTCTGCTCGTCAGTGGCGCCGCGCGCGAGGTTGTAGGCGGCAACGATCAGGCCCGGATATGGATTGGTGTCTTCATGGGCCCTGAGATCGCCGCGGCCCTCCTCCCCGAACTCCGCGGCACGGCGGCCGTTCTGGATCGCCACCGCGTGCGCGAACGCATCGCGGGCCTGTTGCCAATCCTTCAAATCGATATGATGGGCGCCGAGATTGGCAAAACTGTTGGCGATATCAGGATGCATCTCGCCGAGAGCGCGCAGGCGAATATCCGGCGCGCGTTTCAGGAGCGGCTCGGCCTCCTGCGCCCGGCCGGTGCTGTCCAGGATGACGGCCAGATTGTTCAGGCTGTTGGCGACAAGCGGATGGGAGGCGCCGAGGACGGCTTCGCGCAGCGCAAGCGAGCGGCGCGCGAACGGTTCGGCCTCGGCGTACCGATCGCCGTCGCCCATCAGCGTCACCAGGTTGTCGAGAGCGATGGCGACGTCGAGATGGCCAGGACCGAGGGCTTTCTCGCGAATGACGAGCGATTTGCGCAAGAGCTGCTCGGCCTCCTGCTTGCGATTGAGATGGGTCCAGGCCTCCGCGAGATTGTTCAGCGCCGTCGCTACGTTCGGATGCGCCGCTCCAAAACTCTTTTCCTGAATGGCGAGCGCCCGTGTCAGCAGCCCCTCGGCCTCCGCGTCCCGGCCCTCGCGTGAAAACACCAAGGCGAGATTGTTCAAGCTCGCGGCGACGTCAGGATGATCGGGTCCCAGCGCCTTCTCCCTGATGGCCAGGGCTCGCCGGGCCAGCTGCTCGGCGTCCTGAAGCCGGCCCTGCGCGCGCCGGAGCTCGCCGAAATTGCTCAGCGCCGCCGTCAGATAGATGCTGTTAGGGCCATGCTGCTTTTCCTGGAGAGCGAGCGCTTCGGCAAAGTTCGCTTCGGCCTCGTGCAACCGGCCTTGCGCACGATTGACCTCCGCGATGTTGTTCAGGGTTACCGGGATCATGATATCGGCCTGTCCCGGCGACTTCCTGAACACCGCAAGGGCGCGACTGAACATGTCGAGCGCCTCGGTCTCCTTCATCTGACGGTGACGGAGATTGCCGAGCTGCATGCGCGCCATTGCCGTCGTGAGGTGGTCCGAGCCCAGCACGCTCTCGTCGATGGCGATGGCGCGTGACATATCCCGCTCGGCCTCGCTCAGCCGGTTGAGGCCGAGCTCGATCTGGCCGAGCGTGCCGAGCACGGCGGCGACCTCGGGATGATTGGGTCCGAGGCTCTTCTCGCGAATCGCAAGTGCCCGCCGCAGCACGGCTTCGGCCTCGGTCGTCTCGCCTTGCGCCTGGAGCGACTGGCCCAGCACCACCAGCGTGGTTGCCGTCAGCGGCGACTGTCGGCCCGAGCTCTTCTCGGACTCGGCGACGAGCTTTCGTGCCAGCCCGACCGCCTCGCCATAACGGCCTTCCTTGGCCAGCGACGTGATGCGCTGCATCAGCGTCAGCATGTCCTGTGGTCCAGCCCGGCAGGGCAACACGAGGACGCTCATGAGAATCAGGGAACCCAGAAGCCGTGCGGCAAACGTCTGCCAACGTACCCACATGCTGTGATCGCTCCGCTCCCCCGAGCCCGCCAGCTCTTAGGGCCACAGCAAGATGAAAACTATGTGACCGCGTCATACGTCGGCGGAAGGGGCAACCGGGAGCCCTCGGGGGGCGGGTCGTCGCGCATGGCGGCATGCGGCAGCTTCGATTGACACCGGCATCACCGGCGCTAGGTTCTCGCGCAGAAGAAAAAACAAGGCAAAGGAATCGCCGTGACACGCGTCATCGCGTCTTGAGCGCAGCCGCGCGGCCGTCGGCACTCGCGCCATTTCGCATTCGCAATTATCGCTTCCAGTGGCCGTCCGACCTGCTCACCTCCTGGGCGTTCGAGGTCGAGACGCTGGTGCTCGGCTGGTACATCCTGGTCGAGACCGGCTCGGTGCTCCTGCTGACCGTGCTTGCCTCGCTCCAATTCGTCGGGACATTGGTCGCCCCGGTGTTCGGCATGATCGGCGACCGCATGGGCCATCGCGATCTCCTGGTCGTGATGCGTCTTGCCTATACGGTGCTGTCGTCGACCATCATGGTTCTGGCGCTGACCGGTCATCTGTCGCCGCTAAGCGTCATGATCATCGTCGCGATCATGGGCCTGATTCGTCCCTCCGATCTCGGCGTCCGGGGCGCGCTGCTCGCCGAGATCATGCCGGCCGAGCAGCTGGTGGGCGCCATCAGCGTTGCGCGCACGACCCAAGACAGCGCCCGCATCGCTGGAGCGTTGACGGGCGCCGGGCTGTTTGCGCTCCTCGGCATCGGCCTCGTCTATGTGGCGATCGCGTGCCTCTACTTCGCGGCCGCGCTTCTCATGCTCTGCCTGACCCGGCCGAAAAGGATCGTCACCACGAGCGATCTTCCCGCGGACAGCCGCGCCATTTCGCGATTGTTCGGCGACCTCAAGGAGGGGATCGTCTACGCCTGGAACGGCCCGGGAATGCGCGCGGCGCTCTGCGTCGCCTTTCTGGCCAATCTCACCGCTTTTCCTTTCACCGGCGGACTACTCCCTTACATCGCGCGGGAGATCTTTCAGACCGACCAGACCGGCCTCGGCTATCTCTCCGCGAGCTTCGCCGTCGGCTCACTGATCGGCTCCATCACGCTGAGCCTCGTCAGCGGACTGCGCATTGCCCGGCTCCTGATCGGCGCAACGCTGGCCTGGTACGCCATGCTGCTGGTATTCGTGGAGCTCAGGACCATGCCGGTCGCAATGGCCTGCCTCGTTCTCGCCGGCATCGCGCAGAGTATGTCGATGATCTCGGCGGCCGTGATCCTGATGCGAACGGCGAGTGCGCATCTGCGCGGCCGCGTGATGGGCGTCCGCATGATGGTGATCTATGGCCTGCCGCTCGGACTGCTGGCCGCCGGCAGCCTGATCGACATCATCGGCTATTCCGCAACGGGCTCGCTTTATGCCGCCTCGGGGATCATCGCGATGCTGGCGATCGCGATCCGCTGGCGCGCTGATCTCTGGCCGGTGCACGCACCCGCCAATGCGCGCTAGTCCCCATACCCGCGCAGTCGCTCGATATCGAGGATGGTGACGCCGCCATATTCCAGCCGCAGCAGCCCCTCCTTCTCCAGCCGATTCAGCGCGCGATTGGCGTTCTGGCGGGACATGCCGGAGAGCGCGCCGATCTCCTCCTGGGTGATCTCCAGGTGCGCGGTCGATTCCGGATAGAGGATCGGGTTGTACAGCGAAGCAATGCTGCGGGCGAGGCGCGCGGTGGCGTCCAGAGTGCGGTTGACCTCGAGCATGCCGATGAACTGGCCGAGCCGTTCGTTGAGCTGGCGCACCAGAAAGCGGTTGAACCCGACGCTGTTCTCGAACAGCCACATGAAGGCGCTGCGTTCCATCAGGGCGACGCGGCTGTCGCGCAGCGCGACCACGTCATAGCGGCGCGGCTCGTTCTTGAGCACGCTGCCCTCGCCGAACCAGGCCCCTGCCGTCAGCCCGGCAAGGCTGGTCTCCTTGCCGTCCCGCGAGACCCCGCCCATGCGGGCAAGGCCGCCCACCATGCCGGCCCAATAGGCAAAAATATCGCCGCGCATGAACACGGTCTCGCCGGTGCCGTAGGAGCGCTCGGTGATTCCGGCACGCGCGACGTCAATCTCCGCTTGCGTGAGCTCGCGCGACCAGGCGGCGACGCGCTTCAGATGATCTTCTGAAATCATGATCTCGCCGCCAGCCGCACCGTTTCGTCGCTCCGCCTTCTGCTGCAATGCAGCATGATGATTTCGACCGCCATCCGACGAAAGATGAAGGCCACTGCCGCCCGGCAAACTTTGTCGCAGAATTGTCAGCCGCGAGACATTTCAAAATAGCGCTTTCCCCTATTGAGGACCACATCGGGCGATGCGGCTTTTGATCCCAAACGGGAACGGGAGTGGCGCGGTCCGGTCGAGACCATCTGCTGCATGGCCTCACCGGCACCACCGTACTAGGATCGCCGGGCAGGAACGGACGAAGAGCGCCGCTAAAAAGCGCCATCACCGGGAGGGTTTGGTTTGGTGGCTACCAGTCTTGAAGTGCGCGGCGTGTCCCTGCGATTCGGCGGCGTCCGAGCGCTAACCGACGTCGGCTTCGCCATCAGGGAGGGCGAGCTGTTCTCGATCATCGGCCCCAACGGCGCCGGCAAGACCTCGATCGTGAACTGTATTTCCGGCCGCTACAAGCCGACCGAGGGCCAGCTGTTCTACCAGGGCCGCGACATCACCGGTTTGACCCCGAATGCCCGCGCCTCGCTCGGCATCGGCCGCACCTTCCAGAACCTGGCGCTGTTCCACCACATGAGCGTGCTCGACAACATCATGGTCGGGCGTCATCACCTTCTGAAGAACAATTTCCTCACGGGCTCGCTGTACTGGCTCACCGGCGCGCGCAAGGAGGAGCTCGAGCACCGCCGCAAGGTCGAGGAGATCATCGACTTCCTCGATCTCCAGTCGGTGCGAAAAGCCACCGCCGGCACCCTCTCCTACGGCCTGCGCAAGCGCGTGGAGCTCGCCCGCGCCATGGCGCTGGAGCCGCGCCTCATCCTCCTCGACGAGCCGATGGCCGGCATGAACTTCGAGGAGAAGGAGGACATGGCCCGCTACATCGTCGACCTCAAC encodes:
- a CDS encoding ABC transporter ATP-binding protein encodes the protein MATSLEVRGVSLRFGGVRALTDVGFAIREGELFSIIGPNGAGKTSIVNCISGRYKPTEGQLFYQGRDITGLTPNARASLGIGRTFQNLALFHHMSVLDNIMVGRHHLLKNNFLTGSLYWLTGARKEELEHRRKVEEIIDFLDLQSVRKATAGTLSYGLRKRVELARAMALEPRLILLDEPMAGMNFEEKEDMARYIVDLNEEFGMTVVMIEHDMGVVMDISHRVMVLDFGKKIAEGDPATVLADPHVRRAYLGEEDEVLVDPDDASPAQESAA
- a CDS encoding CHAT domain-containing protein, giving the protein MLTLMQRITSLAKEGRYGEAVGLARKLVAESEKSSGRQSPLTATTLVVLGQSLQAQGETTEAEAVLRRALAIREKSLGPNHPEVAAVLGTLGQIELGLNRLSEAERDMSRAIAIDESVLGSDHLTTAMARMQLGNLRHRQMKETEALDMFSRALAVFRKSPGQADIMIPVTLNNIAEVNRAQGRLHEAEANFAEALALQEKQHGPNSIYLTAALSNFGELRRAQGRLQDAEQLARRALAIREKALGPDHPDVAASLNNLALVFSREGRDAEAEGLLTRALAIQEKSFGAAHPNVATALNNLAEAWTHLNRKQEAEQLLRKSLVIREKALGPGHLDVAIALDNLVTLMGDGDRYAEAEPFARRSLALREAVLGASHPLVANSLNNLAVILDSTGRAQEAEPLLKRAPDIRLRALGEMHPDIANSFANLGAHHIDLKDWQQARDAFAHAVAIQNGRRAAEFGEEGRGDLRAHEDTNPYPGLIVAAYNLARGATDEQKGALRSQAFEAAQWIGDEQAARAIAGMSARVADGSGDLAARVRERQDLGAQAVATDKMLVAAISQANAARNAAAEQALRARASAIANQIRELDRTIAAQFPDYAALVTKTPIAIEDVQKQLRPNEAMVLFATTSRTTFVWTVTRSDVRWHAADLGERQVNEAVGALRCGLDAEAWLDKASTCPQKLGRKTPLGADEPLPFDQERAFALYQALLGPVAREIDGKELILVPSGPLATLPFQVLLTDKPTAGGDLTRAPWLVRRFATTVLPSVSSLKALRQVGRRSAASKPFLGVGNPTLDGDGRSDLSISRAKLARQIQTCAAIPTQASQVAQRSLRAVDALSGGAADIAQLRRQMPLPETALELCAVAGTFAPVKGDVLLANDASETKMKTFSQSGDLAKYRILHFATHGALAGQVRGSIEPGLILSPPMAATQADDGYLSSSEISGLKLDAEWVILSACNTAGGQAANSEAFSGLARAFFYAGTRALLVSHWAVNSDAAVIITTGTIDALNAHPDIGRAEALRRSISALIAKGGANAQPGIWAPFVLVGNGAM
- a CDS encoding MFS transporter — protein: MSAAARPSALAPFRIRNYRFQWPSDLLTSWAFEVETLVLGWYILVETGSVLLLTVLASLQFVGTLVAPVFGMIGDRMGHRDLLVVMRLAYTVLSSTIMVLALTGHLSPLSVMIIVAIMGLIRPSDLGVRGALLAEIMPAEQLVGAISVARTTQDSARIAGALTGAGLFALLGIGLVYVAIACLYFAAALLMLCLTRPKRIVTTSDLPADSRAISRLFGDLKEGIVYAWNGPGMRAALCVAFLANLTAFPFTGGLLPYIAREIFQTDQTGLGYLSASFAVGSLIGSITLSLVSGLRIARLLIGATLAWYAMLLVFVELRTMPVAMACLVLAGIAQSMSMISAAVILMRTASAHLRGRVMGVRMMVIYGLPLGLLAAGSLIDIIGYSATGSLYAASGIIAMLAIAIRWRADLWPVHAPANAR
- a CDS encoding Crp/Fnr family transcriptional regulator; this encodes MISEDHLKRVAAWSRELTQAEIDVARAGITERSYGTGETVFMRGDIFAYWAGMVGGLARMGGVSRDGKETSLAGLTAGAWFGEGSVLKNEPRRYDVVALRDSRVALMERSAFMWLFENSVGFNRFLVRQLNERLGQFIGMLEVNRTLDATARLARSIASLYNPILYPESTAHLEITQEEIGALSGMSRQNANRALNRLEKEGLLRLEYGGVTILDIERLRGYGD
- a CDS encoding adenylate/guanylate cyclase domain-containing protein, which codes for MNCSCCGSEVQSGFAFCPKCGTKQPNACPGCGYACAPDFAYCPKCGALVGEALKDGGEARPSRPTAPIRASSPPLAPLADPQQACRPQSDRIDSEANRRTITVLFADLSGFTAMSERLDPEVMQTLQNQLFEELTAAVQSFGGFVDKFIGDALLALFGAPAAHEDDPERAVRAALDMISRTARLSERAKAYAGSPLLLHVGINTGHVVAGGLGVGVAKSFSVTGDTVNTAQRLQSMAAPGEVLVGPLTHRLTRHAFSYDSLGEVSLKGKMGSVLVHRLKGPLDTPRAARGLDTLGLDAPLVGRDAELARVIGSLDRARDGAAQLVRLIGEAGIGKTRLVDEFLARIRDEDRFADLAVRRAVCSPLGEQSYGALAAVLRSAYGIAQKACAAEAEAKVAEALSELGLATDEAARLMPLYLHVLGIGDPNALLRHVEPEQLRRQIFFAIRTIFERRLALSPLLIIVEDLHWADAVSLEALRFLMDRLERTRLMLLFTHRPTLELEQLGSSRISHTTLRLPPLGDADGQRLLAAYFRHGWREPPGRLFSRILDRAGGNPLFLEEIIRGLIEAGTLERDGAQWRVKSDEAAADIPASIQALLLARLDRLPHQVRLLAQEAAVIGPRLDAGVLGAAATEPARVEVGLELLCDAEIIEEIAGSNSISLRTYRFTQTMLQDVIYQNLLLQRRIELHGRIGAALERLYGNEPERLEDLILLGHHFSLSASKPKGARYLRAAGDRARASYANDDAIRLYRQALAVLLASGEREPDRLVLYERIADLCGAAGRRNTAEEHYQSALEGYRAAEDRIGEARILRKLGRLLWDAGKRIKAETHYAEAAKLLGGIDAPIEWAHLLQERGRLAFRTGDHVAAASWAEEALGYARSVPADADKHAVLEAARAIAEALNTKGVALARVGRHQEAVREVEQSVAAAEAAGLLNVACRGYTNLGVLYTIVDPAKAVEVCRRGLDVACRIGDLGFQARLLANFAVACCTFTDRCTEEGVPAAEKAIEIDRALDQREHLSVPLIVLGQIHQCHFRPDLAALCYNEAIEVANETGEPQQLFPCYDGLATLSLDRGDMPEADRYFALAHDVCARHGLDPAGLIVLPFLD
- a CDS encoding redoxin domain-containing protein, with product MPELHVNGPLQPGDPAPNVELDAITRDGKIALQDFRGHSPILIGLFRGLHCPFCRRHIAAQAQLDAALRDKGVESLTIVNTPIERARLYFRYHPLPNLLAASDPERVSHRAFGLPNLEFTEKETEWPRKVGMDVVMSMQVDIPGELPGPMNRLAAAEQLNKKDGYEMLEADQRMAATGQGQLFGQFLLDREGVVRWTFTEVPEGGQRMFGMPSPQELMSAASQVAS